DNA sequence from the Nicotiana tomentosiformis chromosome 3, ASM39032v3, whole genome shotgun sequence genome:
CAACGTTAAACGGACGGGCTATTTTTTTGTGTAcagcccgcccgttaaacacccataactgaaactcctgatattgacacttgtatttctgatctacacaaacatttagaaatattatataattattatgctaatattgttgatgcttcttctgctgtagatgcaaatattccttcaagttcagtttcaacatctaggaccagtgctttggatgataatgatgttgttgaaaattatttgatttagtctacactaggagagcatcaacaaaccagtagcaggaatattgatgaaattcaattctacttgcaaaagttagcagagccccgcacaaaggaatttctaccactggATTGGTGAAAGagcaactcaaataaattttctgttctttcggccatggctcgagacgtgctaaatgagCCGATTTCAATAGTCACATCAGggagcgcatttagccaagcaaggcacCAACTAGGAGATACTCgtcattcattgggtagcaatgctttggaaattctagtatgcttcagagattggataagatcataactacgaaatcaagggcgtgacgaggtagatgaagcggaggaccaagaaattggagatataatggtttatggtgctgattcaaccaatgccgggaaaccaagaacctcatgttgacatggatgaacttacaaaaatgatgcaaagcgtgtgatgtactatttttttttttttttttataattgttgtaaacttttaatttgcaagttcaaaaataacaaaatcaaaaaagaacttgcaacttaatttgaagtattatatattattcaataaaaatttcaaatgaaagtcttcggagcttgatccttacatattgcctattggcctaattaaataattttttttagccacttactttcaaatttcaattttaaaattataaaattcaaatttcaaatttaaaactttaaacttcaaagtttaattctaaactttaaaaattttcaaacacttaagtatcaataacattgaataaaaaaaataaaatttacttaaaaaaaaaaatccacgACCCACTAACAGCccgctaagcccgaacccggacggacaaaaaaaaCTCGAAAATGTACAGCCCGCTAACAGCTCGCAACGTTAAATGGACGGGCTATTTTTTTTTGTGTAcagcccgtcccagcccgcccgttaaacacccataactgaaactcctgatattgacacttgtatttctgatctacacaaacatttagaaacattatataattattatgctaatattgttgatgcttcttctgctgtagatgtaaatattccttcaagttcagtttcaacatctaggaccagtgctttggatgataatgatgttgttgaaaattatttgatttggtctacactaggggagcatcaacaaaccagtagcaggaatattgatgaacttcaattctacttgcaaaagtcagcagagcTCCGCACAAAGAAATTTCTACTACTGGGTtagtggaggagcaactcaaataaattttctgttctttcggccatggctcgagacgtgctaaatgtgccgatttcaatagtcgcatcagagagcgcatttagccaagcaaggcaccaattaggagatacccgtcattcattgggtagcaacgctttggaaattctagtgtacttcagagattggataagatcataactacgaaatcaagggcgtgacgaggtagatgaagcggaggaccaagaaattggagatataatggtttatagtgctgattcaaccaatgccggaaaccaagaacctcatgttgatatggatgaacttacaaaaatgatgcaaagcatgtgatgtactatttttttttttttttttataattattgcaaacttttaatttgcaagttcaaaataacaaaatcaaaaaagaatttgcaacttaatttgaagtattatatattattcaataaaaatatcaaatgaaagtcttcggagcttgatccttacatattgcctattggccttattaaataaattttttaagccacttactttcaaattttaattttaaaattataaaattcaaattttaaatttaaaactttaaacttcaaagtttaattctaagccttaaaagttttcaaacacttaagtatcaataacattgaataagaaaaataaaatttacttttaaaaaaaaaaaattccacgGCCCGCTAGCAGCCCactaagcccgaacccggacagacaaaaaaatccaaaaaagtaCAGCCCGCTAACAGCCCGCAATGTTAAACGGACggggtatttttttttttgtgtctagcccgtcccagcccgcccgttaaacacTCATAAGTTATACTAGAGTTACAGGGTGTATAATTTACCAATTGTGCCTCATAAATTACCAATATTAATGCTACAATAAAAGGTAATAAAAAGGTGATAAAGAATAATAAAGGGTAATAAAGCCTAACAAAGGCCGAAGGAATCTTTGGGTCTTTTGTAACAGACATATCTTAAATTGCTTCTTATCTGGCCACAAGTTTATATCCGGTGTCAATATCTTATCTGACCACAGGTTTGTATCCGGTGTGAACATGGCTTAATCACTGCTGATTAATCATCCTTGACACTTGTTGCTTCCTAATTTATCCAACTTTTGAGACCGTtttttaccgtatacagatagttcccccccccccccccactatCCGATTACTCACTGTGATGTGACCAGAAAGTAAAGGTTTTCCATCCTCGTTACTTCCTCATTAAAAAAAAATCTAATCGGGACAAAAATCGGAAAAAAGAGTGCAGAACTTAAGGATTCATATGACAACTCCATCACTTATTATTCTTTCGTCGATGATCGATTAGCACTGAAGAAGTACCACCATCACATAAACTTGATCTCAGGTTTTTAGTGTCCACCCCAAATTTTTAATCTTTGAATTTTGATTCTTGAGTTTTTAGTTATACTCCAAAACTTTTCTTTGAATTTTGACTCTTGAGTTATTAGTTGTACCCGAAACCTTTTTAACCTCACGACCTTAGAGACCGTGGATATTGATGACCAGAAATTTCGTACTtctgattttcataaagttcgaAAATTTAATACACCCAACTAACTTTACGATCGGAAATTAAGCCATCCGACCTTTAGCCATTTAATTTGATGGCTTTATAAGAGAGGGCACTTATGTTTATGGTGCTTATAAAGAGGATGTCTCATGTTCATCTGGGCATAATTGCTTGGATTTGTAATCCTTATTTGCTTTTAAATATGAGCAAATTTCAAGAATGATTTTGTTCATTCCGACATATACGAGAATGTTTTTAGAAGGTACAAGCTTTGGTTTATTCCATTACTTGAACATACACAAGTGTTTACAACTTTGCATATACGATAGTTTACAGAAAATATATTATAAGAGAATTGCGATCGGGCTTACATTTATTGAGTTTAGCCGGTTCTTGATTCtgattccttttatttttttccaGTGGTTGATCTGGCAAACCCAGTCATTTATCTGGCAGTCCCAGTTCTTTTTTTTTATTCCGGAGTAAGTTCGGGCTATCTCCGGTATCCTGTACGGACTGTTCTGGAACCATCTTTAGATGCTTCTGATacttattgttgtgattttctgtTGCTTTAATATAACATTCCCTAGCGCTCGTAGATATTATTGTCCTTCATCGAAATTATTTTATGGCGACTCTCTATGAGAATGCTCCTGCCTCCTTTGAGTAAGCGATTTTAATCGATATGGTTCAAATCGGTGTCTGGAATGCCTTTGATCAAAGTTTGGTTGACCTTGATTTCGGGCGGTAGAAGATATCCATATGATTACCTGATCATCTTTAACGCAAATCTTTGACTCGTATCTGTTACGAACATCTGCGCAAGTTGTTTCTTGAAATTCCAACATGCTCTCCTTTAACTTCCTTGAGTCATCGAAGCTTAAGGGATTGAAACCCTTGGTAAATGCTTCCTCCGCCCATTCATCCGGTACCGTCGACAACAACATTCTCTCCTTTTGAATCGAATCACTAATTCTCATAGCAACTCTGAGTCTTTTTTAGCAAATCTAAATATATCTGATTTCCTAGCTTGAACTTTCCTTACTCCTGAAAGAAttgcaagcatttcaaaagaatcaattgagTGTTCAGGTAAAAATGAATACCATGTTAAAGCCCATTTTGTTAGGGTTTTGCCAAGTTTTTTTAACAAGACTGATTCGAATTCATGTGGAGCTAAATTATTTCCTTTCACAGCTGTAGTGTCAGTTGTAATATGTTCAtgtggatccgaagttccattaTATTTCGAAATGTGTGGTATCTTAAATCTTTTTGGAATCAACTCCAGATCCGTACTTGGTTTGAATAACAATTGTATATACTTCTTCGAATTCTGGCCCTTCAGTACCGGAGGTGCTCCCATAATCTGATCTATCCGGGGTATGAAATTTCTAAGCATTCGGATCCATTCGAGAGTTTATTCTTTCATACACCTCATGAGTTCGTCTTTGAAAAGATCATAGTTCTTATTTCCAAATCCATTGCCGGCTCCACCTGCTTGATTGTTGTTTGATCTAAACTTTCCCTCGGTAAAGGTGTTGCTAGTTCTTGGTGCCATTTGATTTATAGGAACGCTAGGAGGGGTCGAACTCCACCATTAGAATTATTGGAAACAACCGATAGCGCATGCTGGAGCTGAGTCATAATTCAGTCCTTTCTTGATAGAGGATTCATTATTTTGCTTTGCTCCGCTATCAAAACTTTAACAGTATCGACAACGGGTTCATCATCCATAGGGGTAGGACTCCATGTACGTTGAGTATTTCTTTCTACCCGGTTAGGAGTTGACTCATTTTCATCGAGACGTGTTTCACTAGTTGAACCATCATGAAGATTGTCCATGGGCTTGTCGTTGTTGTTTGTTCCAACATTAAGCGAGTTGTTGACATCATTAGGTGCCATAACTATTTTATACTTACAAGAAAAAAGTTTCAAAGTATGTTAGTAAAAGATGAACAGACCAAAATAATACCACAAGTGTCTATGCCCCACgttgggcgccaaactatttacccgtaaaacgatacagttgaatttgtaacgtaGTTTATAGACATGTGGATTAAATTGATCTTATAGAATAAAGTAATAAAGAATAGAAGCGAATAAAATAAGAATAATTAAGGAAAAGACAAGCGTGAGCTTAAGAATGTTTCCACCAGGATCAAGAATAATTGAAAAATCTTGACAACACTTGTATAAAGTTTAAAAGAATGAGAGAGATAATACTAGTTTTTTGCTATCAGTATTTTCTTATGTCTTATAATAGAATAAAATCCTCAATTTATACTAGAGTTATGGGCTGTATGTTCTACCAATTGTGTGTCATCAATTACCAATATTAATGctaaaataaaagataataaaaaGGTGATAAAGAATAATAAAGGATAATAAAGCCTAATAAAGGACGAAGGAATCTTGAGGTCTTCTGTAACGTTTCTGTAACAATCATATCTTAAATTGTTTCTTATTTCGGCCACATGTTTGTATCCGGTGTCATCATCTTATCCGGCCACAGATTTGTATCTGGTGTGAACATGATTGAATTACTGCTGATTCATCATCCTTGACACGTGTTCCTAATTCACTCAACTTTTGAGATTGGTTTTTATAGTATACACTATATATCTACCTTGAGCTTGAACTAAAATCTTTTCCTAATTCACTCAGCATTCTGCTCTTGTTTAACCATTGGTATCATATACCACAGGATTGCTTTTGAGGTTAAAAAGAAAAGTAGGAGAGAAAGAGAGCTTTCATAATGGAACTTGGAATCTTATGTTACCACTCATAATTTATATTCATTGGCCGACGCAATTGTGGATGAAAAATAACTGGTTGCGATATATAATTCCCATGATTATAGTTTGATTTTTTACCTTGTTGATGAGAGTTGATTTTAGAACTTGTAATTTCCTACCCTTTTTTTCTCTCCCTCCCCAAGTATGTATCATAAAAATTTCCACCAAAAAAATCATAAGTTTTGCTTGCAATTGTCATAAGTCTCAAATGAGTGAAAGAATAGCCGGTTTGGCCAAAGCTTCTAAAATCTGTTTAtgttgagaagtgtttttttcaaaagtgtttttcaaaaaagtaGTTTTGATGAGAATCAGTTTGTGTttgtctaattaatttgaaaaacacttttgaacagtaattagtatttaaccaagcttttgaaaactgtttctaagtgtatttttatcAAAAGTGTTTATcagaaaagtatttttgaagataagttatatttttctacttctactttttctcaaaagtattttttttttttatttgataaaaaaaatatatttttgaccCAAAataaaacttggccaaacatgaCGGTGAAAGGAATCAACTGTCCGACGACCTGTGTGGTCTgatgatatttttttatttattaaaggaCTATATATACCTAGAAATTAGAACTAACTTCATCGTCAGAACAAAAACCTGGTTAGAGAGATGCTCCATATGCAACCTGTCACGTGATCACGTGACTTCTGTTCCCTTGGAAATTAAACTACAATCCCATCTACCAACATAAATTTAAAGTCTGAAGACCGCAGCATTGCGGAAGCTGCTATGGAGTCGGTACTTAAAGTTTATAAGATTTGTACTCGACGGTTGAATTCATAACTCGTCTTAATTATTATGTTGTAACTAATATATATTGACTAGTTTACTTTCTATTTTTGTTCCAAAATAAGTATTCATTTACATAATTAAgaaagaattaattttattttttttaaaatttatccttatttacatattttaatgtgtcaaggtaacaattaattaaggttaatttAGTAAATACATCTTTTTTTCTTTAGGAGTTCGTATTTTTTAAGAGTGTGtcaaaagtaaaataattatttattatgaACCGGAGTGAGTAGTAAATttcctaataaaaataagaatctAAATAAAAACTATTAAATTTATCCCTCGAATACTCTAACTCCACGTACGAATACCAACAATTATTTGTTTACTCAATCCCATAGAGACATTTACTGTAGTACGTTGCACCACAATCTTTTGCCTTTAGAAAAACCTGTAGTCGCGGAAAACATGGTGTACATTTTTGCCTCCAATAAATAGACCAGTACtacacattattattattactgtGACTTTATCTTCTTCAGGTTTTTAAATTGTTTTCTTTATACTTGTATGTGTTGTTAGATTTGGTTTAATAAAATTAAACTTAGATCGCGTCGGTACGCAAAGTTACAAAGTTGGTCGGTGCAGGAAAACCTAGAACGCCACGTCAAAATGCATAAGATGCTAACTTGACCAGTTTTACCACTGCCCACGTCGTTTTGTACACCCCATGCTATAAATAATGCTTGTCACCATCTCTTCTTCAAAAACAAGTCAATAATTGCTGTCTAAATCCAAGCTTTTGACCTCTAATTTCAAATAGGCTAGACTCTGTTTCTTTGTGTTCCTTTTATAGCACAACGACCTAATATATCCATAGTTCTAAAGTAATCATGAGCAAATTCTGGACTTTGCTTACTCACCTCCACGCTCTTGCCGGGTATTAATTCACCTTTTCATTTCTTTCCTACGACAATCTTTTTAAGATGTCGTTTAACGTTCAGCGGTTGCTTTATTTATCtgattctttttttttatttttataaataaacatGCAGGCCAGTGGTGATGTTACTGTATCCTCTGTAAGTAAATCCAATGGTGTTACGTACCTTATTATTTGTTCACTTCTTTCTTAAAAGAAAAGAATTTCTCGAGCTGTCTGAAAAGTTAATCCTGTGGtcttaatttcttttttcttttgctgTATAGATATGCATCAGTAGTTGCAATAGAGAGCACATCGAAGGTGGATGATGAGCAATGGCTTGCTTATTGGATTCTCTACTCTTTTCTTACTCTCATGGAAATGGTACTTGAACCCATTCTTCAATGGTAAGTAGTAAAAGATAGAAAATCGAAATGAAAGAGCAAAACCGATTAATTCTAACTTTATAAGGGCAAGTCATGCACAAGTCTTCCCCTTCGCACAGGATCCGGGAAGGGGCGTAATATAGACTATCTGCCATGATGTCACACGAAAATAATTTTAACTTTGCTCTGAGGTTCCCTTTATATACAGTGAATTTCTGAATTTTGATTGGATGATGTTGTGTAATGCTAGGATACCAATTTGGTACGAGGTGAAGTTGGCATTTGTGGCATGGTTGGTTCTTCCCCAATTCAGGGGAGCTGCTTTCATTTATGGGAAATTTGTTAGGGAAAAGCTGATCAACAAATATGGATCTGCATATTTTCAAGACAAGTCTCAGTCTCCTAATGGCAAACCCAAAAACAAGCTTGTGGATTTCATCACCCTTAAGAAGGTGAAATTCTTTCCCCTGTTTTCTTGAAACATTCTGTATTTGATTTCTAGAGACACCAAAATACTAATTAGATTTTAGAAATGGAGAAGAATAGACCTAAAAGCACCTCGGATTCCGATTATCTTTCATATCAAATGTATATTAGAATAGACTTTACATTGTTCTGAAAATATTATAAACGATATAGATTTGGTTAAAAAAAAGTTTTTGATgttgtgttgaaaaataaattttataagttTAAGTTAGTTTTGGATATccattttatttataaaaaaattaaagttaTTTGGGTGAAAGAAAAAATTTCAGTCAAAAACTGTAGTAAACTAATTTTTGGGAACCGAAATTTTGTTTCAAAATTTTTGACATTGATCATATCCAATGAACAACGTTTTctaaaaagaaattgaaaaaagcTATAAATAACGTCACTTTTTGTTTTCGATTTATTATTAGGTCCTGTTACAACTAGTTTTGTCTTTTTCTCTTTTCACTTGGACTTCTTTTTCAACATTGACCATAAAAAAAAGGCACTAAGCAAAAGAAAAGAGTAAGTACTAAAGAACAAAGTGCGTAATTAATTGAATAATTTCGTTGTGTTTTTCCCTTAACAGGGAGAGCACTAAAGTTGCTGAGGATGCAAGCATCAAATTAGGCTAAGTGGATGGTCTTATGTGGATATATGCAAAATCGTTACTTTCCTTTTGTAATGCACTGAAGAGATGATATGTTTCTATTGTTATGGAAAAAATGGACGGTGCTGCTAATATAGATGTCATGTATTACCTAACAGGAGATatgatatactccctccgttcatttTATTTGTCCagtattataaaaataaatttttatttttacttgtcatttTTAACATATCAAGATAAGATAATTTTTTTTCCTATTATACtcacaatattaattactcatttcaaatcattttctcaaattcatTAAAAGTATGtatcaattaatatgagtattaTAGTAAATTAtgcatttcatttattatttcttaagaggTGTGCAAATTCCTTACTGTTCAAATAAAAGTGAACGGTGGGAGTATGTGTCTATTCTTTGATTCCcaattctttttcatttttgtgttttttaaatttcttcttcttcctGTTATTGGATTCTGTCTTTGGTAAATTTAAAGATGTCGGTTTGAGGAGACAATAGTAGTGAAGCAAAAAGCAATTATTCAGCCGAAAGAGAAAATCACGAGAGACTATTAGACCACCAAAACTTTTGAATTTGAATTCAAACTAAATGTTTATGTTAAGTTTAGATTACCAAATCAAAATTACCCTTTTCCCTTTAGCACACAGAAGCCGAAAAAAGTACTGAAAAGATGAGGAAGACGAAGAAGTACCCGCATCGGCGTAGATTCAAAGAGAATATCAACGGGTAAGCCAATAtaattgttacgacccaaaatcccctaTAGACCGTGATGTCGCCGTCATGCAAGCTAACGGTGAActaacaacttaattattcattttaatatttttgaaatcataaatctcATTatataaataaggtaaaaatctggTACTTGGTCAGACCCGTGATCATCTTTACCAATTTTCGTATAAATTACaaaataaaatgataataattacgtgactacaataatgaacatccaataggaacccccaaaatctggtgtcacaagtgcatcaaCGTCtactaagaaatataataaagtacaacatctgtctggattacaagttagacaggagaatgtaaaCAACTCtcatggagactctgtatgctgcggatcgtaacatgaaatgcagctcaccataaaattCTCGCAATAGTCGCGCTCTGCGCCCAaaaagaccaccagaaatatatatatatatatatatatatatatatatatatatatatatatatatatacatacctgcacaataagagcaaaagtgtagtatgagtacataaatcaacgcgtacccagtaagtatctagcctaaccccgaagaagtagtgatcggggagggggaggggagagGGTCGACATCAGACACTTACTAGTGGCCCAATATATCAAGTGcaatagaaagtaaacaagtatgagacGTGATAAAAGTAAATAAACAGTGTAAATATATATAGGTACGTAGTACGATCCTCCTCTAAACAGTGAATACAAGCTCTTAGTtatcctcaaccggagtatatatataaaatggtccccaccagatagaTCGCCACAACTCAAATCAGAAAAACTTACGGAGAcgctggcttcttgtcaaatattacgcacgacgttgccgaggcgaacggcccgatcccataagagtatttatagaaatgccgaagcgaacgactcgatcccttaataatgtgtacactgccgagggtcgaacgacaagaaccatagatgtatctattatactgccaaggtgaacggcccgctcccttgagaatatgatactgcctaagcgaacgacccgatcccattagaatatgaagTTTTAACGGGTCCTTAACCCCACTCACGAAGATATGTATGAGTTATGAAATGTAAAGAAGTTTTTCAATGAAAACGCACAatgttgatacctaattttgccctcatattttcatAAATGTCATTCCTGCACCATCATCAATTTACAAAGAGTCATACAAGTGtttcctataatttttcataatttttaaaactttaaaattaattttttttgcatttaaattacttgaatatttattaattaccctttaaaattattttgcgatgacttaatcatctaaatttattatttgtatccACATATAggtttcataatatttttaccTCATTCGATatagttatatttgtatttttaggctatttaTACACTTTTGCTATAATAGCCTATATGATATGCataattacatatttttacattatttgtgccaaatagcatatttatatttttataatgttaagctattatttttaaatactttactgcataaataatattttttattatggtttaattactttttataaattatttttttgataaATTGTGTGTATTTAAATTATGGCCTAGCTTTAAAATGAATTTCAGACCAAAATAGGCAACCCAGATACCTTAAAACCCTCGGCCCAATTCCCTCTGGCCCAGACCAAACGACCCTTTAGCAAACCCGATCGGTACTCGTTTAAACGGCCTGCCCCGCTTCTCTTctaatcttggccgttgatctcaaatgatcaacggtcCACAACCATTCTCCCATTTTTAATTACCCGCCCCAACCGTAATCCTTACATTTCACTCTGTCCAACCTCCCCTAAACGCTCTCCTCTCCTCTCACactaaaccctagccgcctcaccCAAATCCTAGCCTGTACCCAAGAGAATATGGAGATCTACcatatttccttttctttttctgtaCTCACAACGTTTCTTTCCTGTTTTCTTGACATTACTAGTTTGATACTGAGTTATTTATGGAAGCTCATCAACGGGCATTCGTTCGACTCCGATTATGTATTATTGCCATGTTCTGGACTTGATACATTCACTACCAGGCTATATGAGTTCGATTTACCAAGATCTTCGGCCAATCTTTGATTTTCATCGAACTAGGGTTTGAAGTTTCAATTTTTCTTCTTTACCAGTGCTATTattgattgcatgtgatattctTTCCTTAAACGTGATTGATTAATTATTTTTCATGTTTGCTTGTTTGATTTCTACCACTATATAACCCCTCCCCAATTTTCCCTTTTGACAGACTTTAATCACCTTAAGAACTATTACTCTCTTACTCCTTCACTCTATATTGTTCTGAactttggctcttggccggctgaaagccaaggccaccggaattcgaCTAATTTACCTTTCTTGGTACGATCACTGCCGGGGGTTTATCAGATACCCTTGGAAACTCTGACGCACTATGACTTTGGGTTCTGCTGCTCTTTGTTGATGTTTGGAGTACTGTTGAGATTGTTCTTCTTGTTGATCTGTTCATCAATTGATAACTGGTAAGTTCCTTGGCTTTCGCAGTTTCATTCTCTTTCGTTTGTGTTCATATTTTATATACTCATGCCAGTGAAATTTTTGTGAATCAATATGTTCATATGCCATTTCTATTTGTAGCCGTATTGGCCCTGAAATTGTTTTgtgattctgaaattttttagcATTTGAACTTGCCTAAAATTCCCAACTCTGAGATATGTCTATTACATATGTTTAATATGAATGATTTTT
Encoded proteins:
- the LOC104106271 gene encoding HVA22-like protein e, producing the protein MSKFWTLLTHLHALAGPVVMLLYPLYASVVAIESTSKVDDEQWLAYWILYSFLTLMEMVLEPILQWIPIWYEVKLAFVAWLVLPQFRGAAFIYGKFVREKLINKYGSAYFQDKSQSPNGKPKNKLVDFITLKKGEH